Proteins from one Bacteroides mediterraneensis genomic window:
- a CDS encoding DNA topoisomerase → MIAILTDKPSVGKEIGRIIGATRVRNGYVEGNGYMITWTFGNMLSLAMPKDYGTQKLERNDFPFIPSEFELMVRHTRTENGWIPDIDAVLQLKVIERVFQACDTIIAATDASRDGEMTFRYVYQYLNCTQPCFRLWISSLTDESVRQGMENLKPDSCYDSLFLSADSRNKADWILGINASYAMCKATGLGNNSLGRVQTPVLAAISRRYRERENHISSDSWPIYISLQKDGILFKMRRTQDLPDKESATMFFQDCKLSHQAQITGISHSVKEILPPDLLDLTQLQKEANIRYGFTASEVYDIAQSLYEKKLISYPRTSSRYLTEDVFDSLPQIMARLLSWELLPAAKGTGGIDISNLSRHVISAEKANVHHAIIITGIRPGNLSEKEMQVYRLVAGRMLETFMPPCRIETTNVEAVCAAQHFKAEQTRIIEAGWHDVFMRSDMVQKSGYSVNELPEVKKGDNLNVCGCNMVHKKQLPVDPFTDAELVEYMELNGLGTVSSRTNIIRTLVNRKYIRYSGKYIVPTPKGMFTYETIRGKKIADTSLTADWEKQLAGLESGMITGQDFLNRIRTLAKEMTDDIFNTYSTKEE, encoded by the coding sequence ATGATTGCCATATTAACAGACAAACCAAGTGTAGGAAAAGAAATCGGAAGAATCATCGGTGCAACCAGAGTAAGAAACGGATATGTGGAAGGAAACGGCTACATGATAACGTGGACTTTCGGGAACATGCTGTCACTGGCCATGCCGAAAGACTACGGAACCCAGAAGCTGGAACGGAATGACTTTCCTTTCATCCCGTCCGAATTTGAACTGATGGTACGTCATACACGTACCGAGAACGGATGGATACCGGACATTGATGCCGTGCTCCAGCTTAAGGTAATCGAGAGAGTGTTTCAGGCATGCGACACCATCATTGCGGCTACCGATGCCAGCCGTGACGGGGAAATGACATTCCGCTATGTCTATCAATACCTGAACTGTACACAGCCCTGTTTCCGTCTGTGGATTTCCTCTCTCACCGACGAATCTGTACGTCAAGGCATGGAAAATCTGAAACCGGACAGCTGTTACGACAGCCTGTTCCTTTCTGCCGACAGTCGCAACAAGGCAGACTGGATTCTCGGAATTAACGCCAGCTATGCCATGTGCAAGGCGACTGGCCTTGGCAACAATTCCCTCGGACGGGTGCAGACACCGGTACTGGCTGCCATCAGCAGACGCTACCGTGAGAGGGAGAACCATATTTCATCGGACAGCTGGCCCATCTACATCAGCCTGCAAAAGGACGGCATCCTCTTCAAGATGCGCCGCACACAGGATCTTCCCGACAAAGAATCCGCAACAATGTTTTTTCAGGACTGCAAGCTGTCACATCAGGCACAGATTACCGGTATCAGTCACAGCGTAAAGGAAATACTTCCACCGGATCTGCTTGACCTGACACAACTTCAGAAGGAAGCGAACATCCGCTATGGTTTTACCGCATCAGAGGTGTACGACATCGCCCAGTCCCTTTATGAAAAGAAACTGATTTCCTATCCGCGGACTTCCAGCCGTTATCTGACGGAGGATGTGTTTGACTCGCTTCCACAAATCATGGCGCGTCTGCTATCATGGGAGCTGCTCCCTGCAGCTAAAGGAACTGGAGGTATTGATATATCCAATTTGTCCCGCCACGTAATAAGCGCAGAAAAAGCCAATGTACATCATGCCATCATCATTACAGGTATCCGTCCAGGAAATCTGTCCGAAAAGGAAATGCAGGTTTACAGACTTGTAGCCGGAAGGATGCTTGAGACATTCATGCCTCCGTGCCGTATAGAAACGACAAATGTTGAAGCGGTTTGTGCGGCACAACATTTCAAGGCCGAACAGACAAGAATCATTGAAGCCGGCTGGCATGACGTGTTCATGCGTTCCGACATGGTCCAAAAATCAGGATATTCCGTCAATGAACTCCCCGAAGTAAAGAAAGGTGATAACCTGAATGTATGCGGATGCAACATGGTACACAAAAAACAACTGCCGGTAGATCCGTTCACGGATGCAGAACTGGTGGAATACATGGAACTGAACGGACTGGGCACGGTATCTTCACGTACCAATATCATCCGTACACTGGTTAACCGTAAGTATATCCGTTATTCAGGGAAATATATCGTTCCGACCCCGAAAGGTATGTTCACCTACGAAACCATCCGTGGAAAGAAAATTGCGGATACTTCACTTACAGCAGACTGGGAAAAACAGCTGGCCGGACTTGAAAGCGGAATGATAACCGGGCAGGACTTTCTTAATAGAATCAGGACTCTCGCCAAGGAAATGACCGATGACATTT
- a CDS encoding DUF4099 domain-containing protein has product MNKTNHHIYKAEQIDWEKLESVGISRSQIEKDGNMDLLLQGEETNVMSIKIKTPVFSLTMDATLSLIEDENGNPVISINGINPSGE; this is encoded by the coding sequence ATGAACAAGACCAATCATCATATCTACAAGGCTGAACAAATCGACTGGGAGAAACTGGAATCGGTAGGTATCAGCAGATCGCAAATTGAAAAGGACGGAAACATGGACCTGCTCCTTCAGGGAGAGGAAACCAATGTCATGTCCATTAAAATCAAGACTCCTGTATTTTCACTTACAATGGATGCCACACTCAGTCTGATTGAAGACGAGAATGGAAATCCGGTCATCAGCATAAACGGTATCAACCCTTCAGGTGAATAA
- a CDS encoding DUF3945 domain-containing protein — protein MAQENSPDKEKRQGRTKKPEKPYVEQIDELLLVHNKNDPKEGLGVVSKADENGNYQTVTPEEKNENSFLKFDKNSSILENFIKNFWSQLKEPTHFRLIRMTFNDYKQNKQAIKELAEGKKTDAVKEFLKRYEIVPKVNNQKNSQTKEEETTMAKKQEQTTQAQPEQVSQVEAAAQGREQQEPQRQQTPTYRYNENMINWEELSKFGISKEMLEQSGQLDSMLKGYKTNRTMPLTLNIPGVLTAKLDARLSFISNDGQVMLGIHGIRKEPELERPYFGHIFTEEDKKNLRESGNMGRVADLNLRGNTTEPCLISIDKNTNELVAVRQEHVYIPNEIKGVTLTPDEIQKLKNGEQIFVEGMKSNQGKEFNANLQYSAERRGIEFIFPKDQAFNQQTLGGVPLSPMQLKALNEGHTILVEDMKRKNGELFSSFVTMDKVTGGLQYTRHNPETGEIYIPKEICSVQLTPEDKEALRKGQPIYLENMINRKGEEFSSFVKLDLVSGRPQYSRTPDGFNERQAPAIPAEVYGHLLSAQERANLQDGKSILVTGMKGPNGKQFDSYIKINANTGQMQFFQENPDVRRNTSQRASQTDNTQQQEQKKGAKQAV, from the coding sequence ATGGCACAAGAAAACAGTCCTGACAAGGAAAAAAGGCAAGGCCGGACAAAGAAACCGGAAAAGCCTTATGTGGAACAAATTGACGAACTTCTGCTGGTACATAACAAGAATGACCCAAAGGAGGGTTTGGGAGTGGTCAGCAAGGCAGACGAGAATGGCAATTATCAGACGGTTACACCAGAAGAGAAGAATGAGAACTCATTCTTGAAATTCGACAAGAATTCAAGTATACTCGAAAACTTCATCAAGAATTTCTGGAGCCAGCTGAAGGAGCCTACGCATTTCAGGCTTATCCGCATGACCTTCAATGATTACAAGCAGAACAAACAGGCGATCAAGGAACTGGCCGAAGGCAAGAAGACAGATGCGGTAAAAGAATTCCTGAAACGCTATGAAATCGTACCGAAAGTAAACAATCAGAAAAACAGTCAAACAAAAGAGGAGGAAACAACAATGGCAAAGAAGCAGGAACAGACAACGCAGGCTCAGCCTGAACAGGTATCACAGGTGGAAGCTGCCGCACAGGGGCGCGAACAGCAGGAACCGCAACGCCAGCAGACACCCACGTACCGCTACAACGAGAACATGATTAACTGGGAGGAGCTGAGTAAATTCGGCATATCCAAGGAAATGCTGGAGCAGTCCGGACAGCTTGACAGCATGCTGAAAGGATACAAGACCAACAGGACCATGCCGCTGACACTCAACATTCCTGGGGTACTGACTGCCAAACTGGATGCGCGTCTTTCATTCATCTCCAACGACGGGCAGGTCATGCTGGGCATCCACGGTATCAGAAAGGAGCCGGAACTGGAACGTCCTTATTTCGGACATATCTTCACGGAAGAGGACAAGAAGAACCTGCGTGAAAGCGGGAACATGGGACGCGTGGCTGACCTTAACCTGCGTGGCAACACGACAGAGCCGTGTCTGATTTCCATCGACAAGAATACCAACGAACTGGTAGCCGTCCGACAGGAGCATGTCTATATCCCGAATGAAATCAAAGGGGTAACCCTGACTCCGGACGAAATCCAGAAACTGAAAAACGGAGAACAGATATTCGTAGAGGGGATGAAGTCCAATCAGGGTAAAGAGTTTAATGCCAATCTGCAATACAGTGCGGAAAGAAGAGGCATCGAATTTATCTTCCCGAAAGACCAGGCCTTCAACCAGCAGACGCTCGGCGGTGTACCGCTTTCTCCCATGCAGCTCAAAGCGTTGAACGAAGGACATACCATCCTTGTAGAGGATATGAAGAGAAAGAACGGTGAACTGTTTTCTTCCTTCGTTACCATGGACAAGGTTACAGGAGGGCTCCAATATACGCGACACAATCCGGAAACGGGAGAAATCTACATACCGAAGGAAATCTGTTCGGTACAACTCACACCGGAGGACAAGGAAGCGTTACGCAAAGGACAACCCATCTATCTGGAGAACATGATCAACCGTAAAGGTGAGGAATTCTCGTCATTCGTCAAGCTGGATCTGGTAAGTGGCAGACCACAGTATTCCAGAACTCCAGACGGTTTCAACGAACGACAGGCACCGGCCATTCCTGCTGAGGTTTACGGACACCTGCTTTCGGCACAGGAAAGAGCAAATCTTCAGGACGGAAAGTCTATCCTCGTAACGGGTATGAAAGGCCCCAATGGTAAACAGTTCGATTCATACATAAAAATCAATGCCAATACTGGACAAATGCAATTCTTCCAAGAGAATCCAGATGTCCGTCGCAATACTTCACAGCGTGCTTCACAGACTGACAATACCCAGCAGCAGGAACAGAAGAAGGGAGCAAAACAGGCTGTCTGA